TCTTCCAAATGCTCGGCCAGATACGTACAGGTGCAATTCTTCGGCGTGCTCACCAAATATTCGACGTACTGCTTCTTGGTAATCATATCCCTAAAATGATACTTGTGGTCCTCAAGCGTAAGTCCTGTTAGTATATGGACCTTCATTATGTTCACCGTCACCATCGCCGTGACCATGTTCGGCTTTGCGTTCATGCAACGGTCGATGAACAACATCCTACGGGAGATGAGCAACATCCTGCGGGAGATGGCCCAGCAGCGAGCGCGCCAAGAAGAACTCTGGCAGCAGCAGCGCGCGCGCCAAGAAGAAGTCTGGAATCGACTGCTTGTGAAAGCCGATACTACAGAGCGATTGTCGCAAGAGATTCTGGCTCGCCTGGCGCCGCGAGATGTCGTGCATTGAAATGTCACAAGAGGGGCGTACTTATCCAACGCGCTTCTCAAACAACTGGTGACCCCACACCCACGTATCACGCCACACTTCATTGAGGCCGATTTCCCGCATACGCGCAAACGTCGGTTCGAAGTCACGGACAATGTGTTGAGGATGCTCCCCGGCATCCTCAACTTGAATGCGCGCAAATAGCAGTCCCCCAGGACGTAACGCGCGGTGCAGCTCCTCGACAGTTGCGGCGGGATCGACAAGATGCTCGAACACATCCATCGCCAGGATCATATCAAAGTGCCCACTCGGAAGCGCGCTTTGGTGCAGGTTGTAGCAGGTTGCCGGACGTTGTGGTTGCGCAAACCGCCAGCGCGCAAAGTCCAACATCGTCGTCGATATATCCGCGAGTGACACGTCAATTCCGGCATGATCAAACAACAAGGCTCCTGAGCCAACGCCTGAACCAAAATCGAGGCACTGTCGCACACCGCGCGCCTGCGCGATCTCTAATCCAAGCACATACGCAAGTGGGCCGTTATCACCTTGGAGCGAGTGCCAACCCATCAGATCATAGATGTAGGTTGCACTGTCGCAGAAACTCTCGATACTTGCCCGCTGCTGCGGATCAATGCGCTCGTGCCATTCATTCCGCATATCCCCGACCGCACTTGTACAACGGCGCTCGACTTCAGCGAGATCGGCAATGCCGTAATACCTTGCAACTTCCCGTACGAGGCTCGTGCGCAAATCCGCCTCGTTGGGCTGCAGTAACGCTGCTGTCCACTGCGTTTGGTAGTCACCGAGCAATCGTTCCTGTTCCGTTTGCGCGTTGTGCGCTGCAGAACGACCGGCCTCAACTCCATGCCAGAGTGCACGGAGACGATCGGGAAGATACATCATTCCCCCATTAGCGTCGCGGCAGGGTAGCAAAATTGCCTAAGGTAATGTCGAGTTCACTCACAAGTTCGCCAACTCGCGGATTGAGCAAAGTAGCGAGTTCAATCTCACGCTCAGTGGCATATGAACTATCAAGGTCTCCCGTCAGGTATGCTGGGTGGCACGCCAGTTCCGTAACCCCGTCTGGTAGCTTCCGCAAAATCTTCTCTAAGTTTTCGATACTGATGAAGTCTGGCGCAAAATGGAAATTCCATTCCGCATCATACCACTGACCATAGAACGCCCCATTGTAGCGCGCACCGCCAGTATCTCGGAGATGTAAGCTCCTCTCACCAGCCCAGTCGATAAAGAACGGCTTCAGCTCTTGACGCAGATGCACGTGATGGTGCGAGTCGAGATGCGTTGGTGGTCGTCCGAACAGGTCACAGCAGCGTCGATACTGCCGCTGCAGTTCTTTAGTGACCATCGTAATATCACTGAGATCAAATAACGGGCCAGCCTGGTTCGTCGCAGTAAAGTGCAACCCGACGCCCAGGCCTGTATGCCGCCGGGCGAGGTGGGCCGCCTCCTCCGCCATTGGCATATCGACCATGAGACTGGTACTCAACACGACTCCGTGTTCATAAGCAGCAACGATACCACGATTCACCCCTTGTGCATAACCAAAGTCGTCGGCATTGATAATGAGATAGCGCGTCATGTATGTCTTTCGTTACACCCCAACGTCATCTAGCATTTTACGCAAAAGTTTTTCGGCGGCAAAATACTCGCGCGCGATCTCGCGCGCGGCTCGGGCATGCCGGGCATAGTCGTGGTTAATTGTCTCAAACGCAGCAAGGATCTCGTCCGGGGTTGAGAACGCGAACAATCCCTGGCCGGTTGGAACATACTTGCTAAAGCCGGTTTCCTGTGTCACTACCGGTTTTCCTGCGGCGAGAAAACAGACACTCCGGTCACTAAACCAGCCACTATCGGTTCGTACGACCACGTCTTTCGACACCGTGAACTCTCCCCGTGCAGTATCCACGTAGTGATGGTACGCATCGAGATCATGCGACACGGCAAGAGGATTGGTCAGGAGCCATCCGTACCGTTGTAATGCAGCAAGTTCTTCAGCGTTATCGATCTCGACGGCAAGCTCAAGCGGCTGCGCGGTGCGTGACGGCAGGTCAGCAAGCGCGAGGAAATTCACATGTTTCGACCACCGATAGGTCTCTCCACGAAAATGCAGATCGCGGCCACGGTTATGCCACGTCGCAATCGTCGTAAAGCGTGGACAGTCGCTGTTCTCTTGCACCGGCCACAGATCAAGAACGACGGGGGGACGGGTTTTTCGCCAGGCATAGTTGGGCAGAGGAATCGGGCAATGCGCTTCCCCCAGGTTTTCACCATAAGTGACATGCGCATCATGACCGGTCAGTAACTGAATGGCTTTGGCGTCCCCTTCAGAAAACCGCACCTGATATAACACCGGATCGGTCTCAAGATACACCAGTTTGCCAGTCGGACGGAATGTGAGAGCATGCGGACTGCTCGCCCCACACAGGTTGATTGTACATACTGCTTGGGCGAATACCTCGCGGACGCGGGCTTCTGTCAGCCCATACCACTGGCCGGTCAACACGTCGTGATATGCCCAGGCTTCCTCCAATCCAATCCGTCGCAGAGTGTTGGCAATGAAGTGAGTACCGTAGGTGCAGTGGTCAACGACGCTCTTGACTCGCGGATCGTACGGAGGTGTGCCAGTGTCTTCAATGTAGTAGACCGCAAAACCAAGGCGCTGCAGCCCAACAAGATGGTGAAGCAGCTGCCAGGCGATGCCAGCCATAGGGAACTGGCCGAGAAGCCCGAGAACAATGATCGTGTCACGAGCAGGCATAGTCAATTCCAGCTTTGCACTTGTGGATTAGACCTTACGAAGGTGGCGCTCCCCGGGGCCATAGTGGCCTTTGAGTACCGTTGCCTCATGCGATCCCGGCATCTTGTAACAGTTTGCGTAGCACTTTATCTGCGGCAAAAAACTCTTGGGCGACGCGACGAGCAGCGCGTGCGTGATGGACGTAGTCTGCGTT
The sequence above is drawn from the Deltaproteobacteria bacterium genome and encodes:
- a CDS encoding ChbG/HpnK family deacetylase, which gives rise to MTRYLIINADDFGYAQGVNRGIVAAYEHGVVLSTSLMVDMPMAEEAAHLARRHTGLGVGLHFTATNQAGPLFDLSDITMVTKELQRQYRRCCDLFGRPPTHLDSHHHVHLRQELKPFFIDWAGERSLHLRDTGGARYNGAFYGQWYDAEWNFHFAPDFISIENLEKILRKLPDGVTELACHPAYLTGDLDSSYATEREIELATLLNPRVGELVSELDITLGNFATLPRR
- a CDS encoding class I SAM-dependent methyltransferase; this translates as MMYLPDRLRALWHGVEAGRSAAHNAQTEQERLLGDYQTQWTAALLQPNEADLRTSLVREVARYYGIADLAEVERRCTSAVGDMRNEWHERIDPQQRASIESFCDSATYIYDLMGWHSLQGDNGPLAYVLGLEIAQARGVRQCLDFGSGVGSGALLFDHAGIDVSLADISTTMLDFARWRFAQPQRPATCYNLHQSALPSGHFDMILAMDVFEHLVDPAATVEELHRALRPGGLLFARIQVEDAGEHPQHIVRDFEPTFARMREIGLNEVWRDTWVWGHQLFEKRVG